A single Bremerella cremea DNA region contains:
- the ptsP gene encoding phosphoenolpyruvate--protein phosphotransferase: MEKGLAVSPGIAIGVAYCILEIFVNPDRKRLEEHEVNKELARYEQARERTAVDLAALQAKVEEQIGKSEAAIFAVHQTILRDPAFTNKVRHWIVEEHLTAAGALHRLLEEYTTIFSKTGDEYLQERLNDIRDVVVRLSAYLSDVLNEAEESGLNGPLIVIADELLPSQAVALGEADVHGIVTQAGSQTSHAALIARSRGIPAVSGVSGLLRKVKTGDTVVVNGSEGIVSINPESEELAAYRKLEREFFHLKDQLAANRDHPAVTRDGTALKLLANINNVKDVESAVAMGAAGVGLYRTEYLYLTHENVPDEDEQFAVYREILQKSPQHHITIRTLDIGGDKTVAYLGHNHNEANPFMGWRSIRLSFEHPEFFMSQLRAIMRCAAELKPGEAGEVNMLFPMITNVEEMRKARHLVRKAEKSLDERGVPRGQIKVGMMLEVPAAAVAIHHLLELVDFVSIGSNDLVQYLTAADRDNPKVSGLCQPLSPAVVITLKYVIEACNQANIPVTLCGEMAGQPRAFLLLLGMGLRSFSMSPAFIPTIKELANLATVEHAQRVVEKVMEMKTTNQVKRYLRMELEAISPDIARLDTE; this comes from the coding sequence ATGGAAAAAGGTTTAGCGGTGTCTCCGGGCATCGCCATTGGGGTGGCATATTGCATCCTAGAGATCTTCGTAAACCCAGACCGGAAACGGTTAGAAGAGCACGAAGTGAACAAGGAACTTGCGCGCTACGAACAAGCTCGCGAACGGACCGCAGTCGATTTAGCGGCGCTGCAAGCCAAGGTGGAAGAGCAAATCGGCAAGAGCGAAGCGGCCATCTTCGCCGTTCACCAGACGATTCTGCGCGACCCGGCGTTTACCAACAAAGTGCGTCACTGGATCGTGGAAGAACACCTCACTGCTGCAGGGGCCCTGCATCGTCTGCTGGAAGAATACACGACCATTTTCTCGAAGACAGGCGACGAGTACCTGCAGGAACGGCTCAACGATATTCGCGACGTGGTCGTTCGTTTAAGTGCCTACCTTTCCGATGTCCTGAACGAGGCTGAAGAGTCTGGTCTGAACGGGCCGCTCATTGTAATTGCGGACGAATTGTTGCCCTCACAAGCGGTTGCCCTGGGGGAAGCAGACGTGCATGGCATTGTGACGCAAGCCGGTAGCCAAACCAGCCACGCAGCGTTGATCGCGCGTAGCCGCGGTATCCCAGCAGTGAGCGGTGTCAGTGGGCTGCTTCGCAAAGTGAAGACCGGCGATACCGTCGTTGTGAACGGAAGCGAGGGGATCGTTTCGATCAACCCAGAATCGGAGGAACTAGCCGCCTATCGCAAGCTGGAACGCGAGTTCTTCCATCTGAAAGACCAACTAGCCGCCAATCGCGATCACCCTGCCGTCACCCGCGATGGCACCGCGCTGAAACTATTGGCCAATATCAACAACGTGAAAGATGTTGAGTCCGCCGTGGCAATGGGCGCCGCTGGCGTGGGATTGTACCGCACCGAGTATCTGTATCTGACGCACGAAAATGTCCCGGACGAAGACGAACAGTTTGCCGTTTACCGCGAGATTTTACAGAAGTCGCCCCAGCATCACATCACGATTCGCACGCTCGATATTGGGGGGGACAAGACGGTCGCTTACTTGGGGCATAATCACAACGAAGCGAACCCATTTATGGGCTGGCGGAGCATCCGCCTATCGTTCGAACACCCCGAGTTCTTCATGTCGCAGCTCCGCGCCATCATGCGCTGCGCGGCAGAGCTGAAGCCTGGGGAAGCGGGAGAAGTGAACATGCTTTTCCCCATGATCACCAACGTCGAAGAAATGCGCAAAGCTCGCCATTTGGTTCGCAAAGCCGAGAAGTCGCTCGACGAACGCGGTGTACCACGCGGCCAGATCAAAGTGGGCATGATGCTGGAAGTCCCCGCTGCGGCAGTTGCCATTCACCACCTCTTAGAACTGGTCGACTTCGTTTCGATCGGTTCAAACGACTTAGTGCAATACTTAACGGCAGCCGATCGCGATAATCCCAAAGTCAGCGGGCTCTGCCAGCCGTTGTCGCCGGCGGTGGTCATCACACTCAAGTATGTGATCGAGGCGTGCAATCAAGCCAACATTCCGGTCACGCTGTGCGGCGAGATGGCCGGCCAGCCGCGAGCGTTTCTCCTTCTTTTGGGAATGGGGCTCCGCAGCTTTAGCATGAGCCCGGCTTTCATCCCTACCATTAAAGAACTAGCCAATCTAGCCACCGTCGAGCACGCCCAAAGGGTGGTCGAGAAGGTCATGGAGATGAAAACGACCAATCAGGTGAAGCGGTATCTCCGCATGGAATTGGAAGCAATCTCACCCGATATCGCCCGTCTCGATACCGAATAA
- a CDS encoding glycerate kinase type-2 family protein, with product MKRLPEQLAEDIQAIWQAGVDAVRSDQLVYDAVEVVGETLYVGESEFHLPAIERIFVVGGGKAGAGMAIGLQKALGEKLLDEKKVCGLLSVPGDCVQELSHIKLKAGRPAGQNSPTLEGVEITRQILQMAEAMTADDLCICLISGGGSALLPAPIDGVSLGEKQEITKFLSGAGANIEQLNTVRKQLSRFKGHGLARHCQAGNLVSLIISDVLGDPLDVIASGPTVPNSTTADDALAVLEELGADREPKFAAIMKGLTAKAKRYSQDVAHTSCSVANYVIGNNAVAVDAAGIEAEKRGYSHVMHCATSMEGQAEEIGRHLLKMAYKMQNEAGPDCLITGGEPVVKLAAESERGLGGRNQQLVLAATVDALAQKGLDGIAILSGGTDGEDGPTDAAGAWMDGPALRTMQTSSLDPAAYLTRNDAYHFFQPLARLIQTGPTHTNVCDIRVVVVDRIQPQPK from the coding sequence ATGAAACGCCTGCCTGAGCAACTTGCCGAGGATATCCAAGCCATCTGGCAAGCTGGTGTCGACGCGGTTCGAAGTGACCAGTTAGTTTACGACGCGGTAGAAGTGGTGGGCGAAACGCTGTACGTCGGGGAGTCCGAGTTTCATTTACCTGCGATTGAGCGAATTTTTGTCGTTGGCGGCGGCAAAGCAGGCGCCGGGATGGCAATCGGTTTGCAAAAGGCGCTCGGAGAGAAACTGCTCGACGAAAAGAAGGTGTGCGGTTTACTCAGCGTGCCTGGAGATTGCGTGCAAGAGCTTTCGCATATCAAGCTAAAAGCAGGGCGTCCTGCCGGACAGAACTCGCCCACGCTCGAAGGGGTGGAAATCACGCGGCAGATTTTGCAGATGGCGGAAGCGATGACGGCGGATGATCTGTGCATCTGTTTGATTTCTGGCGGGGGCTCGGCTTTGTTGCCAGCCCCGATTGATGGTGTGAGCCTGGGCGAAAAACAAGAGATCACCAAGTTCCTGAGCGGTGCCGGTGCCAACATCGAACAGCTCAATACCGTTCGCAAACAGCTAAGCCGCTTTAAAGGGCACGGCCTGGCAAGGCACTGCCAAGCGGGCAATCTGGTCAGCTTGATTATCTCGGACGTACTTGGCGACCCGCTCGACGTGATTGCTTCCGGCCCGACGGTGCCCAATTCTACGACGGCTGACGATGCGTTGGCCGTGCTTGAAGAACTTGGGGCCGATCGCGAGCCAAAGTTTGCGGCGATTATGAAGGGACTAACCGCCAAAGCGAAGCGTTACTCGCAGGACGTTGCCCATACGTCTTGCAGCGTGGCAAACTATGTGATTGGCAACAATGCGGTCGCGGTTGATGCGGCAGGGATCGAAGCGGAAAAACGTGGTTACTCGCACGTGATGCACTGTGCGACCAGCATGGAAGGGCAAGCCGAAGAGATCGGACGGCACCTGCTGAAGATGGCCTATAAGATGCAAAACGAAGCAGGCCCCGATTGCCTGATCACCGGGGGAGAACCGGTCGTAAAGCTGGCCGCTGAGTCTGAGCGAGGACTAGGGGGAAGAAACCAACAGTTAGTTTTGGCCGCCACCGTGGATGCCCTCGCACAAAAGGGTCTGGATGGAATCGCCATCTTGAGTGGCGGCACCGATGGCGAAGACGGCCCGACCGACGCAGCCGGGGCTTGGATGGATGGGCCGGCGCTGCGAACGATGCAAACGAGCAGCCTCGATCCGGCCGCTTACCTGACCAGAAACGACGCCTATCACTTCTTCCAGCCCCTGGCCCGCTTAATTCAAACCGGTCCGACCCATACCAACGTATGCGATATCCGCGTGGTCGTGGTCGACCGAATTCAACCGCAGCCAAAGTAG